The Thermocrinis albus DSM 14484 genome segment ATCTGAACAACTTCCGTTTTCTGTAACCTAAGAGACGCGCCACCTTAGAGTGAACACCGTCGGCACCTACCAAAAAGTCACAAATTATCGTCCTTCTGTTGGTCACAACTCGGTAAGAACCCCTTTCCTCTTGGAAAGTCAAAAACTCTTCTTCCTGCAAGAGATCTACCCCCTCCTCTAGAGCCTTTTCTACCAAAAATAGGTCAAAATCCCTCCTGTCCACTATAAAGGCTATATCATCCTTCGCACGTAGGTGTGTCTCCAGGCCTCCTTTAAAACCCAGAATACCACCCCTTATGGTGTTCAGGACCTTTTTTCTCCATCCTTCAGGCAATAGAGTGCTAGTTCTCGCAGAGAGACAGCCTGCACACAGTTTGAATCTGGGAAGGGTTTTCCTTTCTATCAGAAGGACTTTCAGACCTTTTTGAGCCAACGATCGTGCTGCCGAGGAACCACCAGGACCAGCACCTATCACCACAGCATCGTAACGCATCACAGCTTTAACTGAACAGGTGTTCCCCTCTTCATTATCTCCTCCACCGCCTTCACAGCACCCTCAAAGTTGAGGACCCTACCCCCAAAACCCTTGGCAAATCGCCTTGCATCTTCTATTCTTTCAAAGGCCAAAGCAGAAGGACTACAACACACCTCCGCAGAAGATCCCACCACGTACCACGCAGTGAAACAGTTTATCAGCTTACCTGTTATAAAATCCTTAGTCATACAGGCCAGTATGTCTTTCCCTTCCAACTCTCTGTAGAGAAGAAGACC includes the following:
- a CDS encoding DeoR family transcriptional regulator, whose protein sequence is MGRKERILQLIEEGHTNVKSLAQKLGVSLMTVYRDIKELELEGRVVRKHGEVRLKEEQDDGHCSFCGKSVENRLEMVYRVGGRRIRACCAHCGLLLYRELEGKDILACMTKDFITGKLINCFTAWYVVGSSAEVCCSPSALAFERIEDARRFAKGFGGRVLNFEGAVKAVEEIMKRGTPVQLKL